From the genome of Nitrosopumilus sp., one region includes:
- a CDS encoding very short patch repair endonuclease — protein sequence MTDIFTKEKRSWIMSRIRGTNTKIDLEMKKMLGNTRHNHEMYPKMFGNPDFIIPRKKIVIFCDGDFWHGYKYYEKKRLAKKYWRDKIERNMMRDIVVSRRLRREGWSVLRCWEHDINKNPEKCMRKIAKKIQNRSNFRQ from the coding sequence ATGACAGATATTTTCACCAAAGAAAAAAGATCATGGATAATGTCTAGAATCAGGGGAACAAATACCAAGATTGATCTTGAGATGAAGAAAATGCTTGGTAACACCAGGCATAACCATGAAATGTATCCCAAAATGTTTGGCAATCCTGACTTTATTATTCCAAGAAAGAAGATTGTAATATTCTGTGACGGCGATTTCTGGCACGGCTACAAGTATTATGAGAAGAAACGGCTTGCAAAGAAATACTGGAGAGACAAAATAGAGAGAAATATGATGAGAGACATTGTTGTTTCCAGAAGATTACGACGTGAGGGATGGTCTGTTTTAAGATGCTGGGAACATGACATTAATAAAAATCCTGAAAAATGTATGAGAAAAATTGCCAAAAAAATTCAGAATAGAAGCAATTTTAGACAATAA
- the cbiE gene encoding precorrin-6y C5,15-methyltransferase (decarboxylating) subunit CbiE, with protein sequence MGKVFAVGVGPGSPKYVTEIVSDIVHDCDIVIGYKYTLKTIEHLTKGKEIYEITMNDQESSYQKILPELGNRTLVIPFTGDVNFSESEVVDRLIEIFGEVEIVPGISSIQVAASRAKVPLDKSKVITMHVTTPIEDKKLELQKALIDGFSVILVPRPWPKQPDKHFMQSEIAAYLREHGFDTAKIKVHVFEAITTENETSFVGTVKDLEGKEFSDLSVIVFNQTSLDSYMNYRWQWEN encoded by the coding sequence TTGGGAAAAGTTTTTGCTGTAGGTGTTGGACCGGGTTCTCCAAAATATGTGACAGAGATTGTAAGTGATATTGTACATGACTGTGACATTGTTATCGGTTACAAGTATACTCTAAAAACAATAGAACATTTGACTAAAGGAAAAGAGATCTATGAAATTACTATGAACGATCAAGAGAGCTCATATCAAAAGATTCTTCCAGAATTAGGCAATAGAACGTTGGTAATTCCATTTACAGGAGATGTGAATTTTTCAGAATCAGAAGTTGTAGATAGGTTGATTGAAATTTTTGGTGAAGTAGAGATCGTACCTGGCATTAGTTCAATTCAAGTTGCCGCATCAAGAGCAAAGGTTCCTCTTGACAAATCCAAAGTAATTACGATGCATGTCACGACGCCAATTGAGGATAAAAAATTGGAATTACAAAAAGCATTGATTGATGGTTTTAGCGTGATCTTGGTACCAAGACCATGGCCAAAACAACCTGACAAACATTTTATGCAATCCGAAATTGCAGCATACCTGAGAGAACATGGTTTCGATACTGCAAAAATAAAAGTTCATGTTTTTGAGGCAATTACAACAGAAAATGAGACAAGCTTTGTAGGAACTGTAAAAGATTTGGAAGGGAAGGAATTTTCAGACTTATCTGTCATCGTATTCAACCAAACCAGTTTAGATTCATACATGAATTATAGATGGCAGTGGGAAAATTAG
- a CDS encoding peptidylprolyl isomerase, producing MNKIFSVITISLLVIGFGNYAFAQYDDKLVILETNLGNITIDFFPNDAPNHVENFIRLAESGFYDEVIFHRIIPGFMIQGGDPNTINGDPNTWGTGGPSTSIDAEFNTIKHNRGIVSMARSADPNSGGSQFFIVHGDSNFLDEQYTVFGRIVTEESFETLDRIAGVKTEPVDRPIDPEQVKITKATVTNRSEISNILELQEPERTQSTEIPATGNQKYESAEHEIGFSVPEGWLLQNPEKVEENSPDVVAVGPKIGVMNPVISLSVQETSQRTLDDLISEKAETIRLVVESGNLEIISQEKITLNGNEAYVTEAEGTFFTNEEKFKVKFKEVMIYDTEKFYTLAYSNGLDDFDSQLPGFEETIHSFEILSQDVSVDESTEEGGGCLIATATFGTEFAPQVQQLREIRDNTILSTKSGIVFMSGFNQFYYSFSPMIADLERESPIFKEIVKISITPMLSTLSILNFVEINSEAEMISYGIGIVLMNVGMYFVAPAMIVYKIRK from the coding sequence TTGAACAAGATATTTTCAGTGATTACAATTTCGTTATTGGTTATTGGTTTTGGAAATTATGCATTTGCCCAATATGACGACAAATTGGTTATCTTAGAAACTAATCTTGGAAATATTACAATTGACTTTTTTCCAAATGATGCACCAAATCATGTTGAAAATTTTATTAGATTAGCTGAATCCGGATTCTACGATGAGGTAATTTTTCATAGAATAATTCCTGGATTTATGATTCAGGGAGGTGATCCTAACACGATCAACGGCGATCCTAACACGTGGGGTACAGGCGGTCCAAGTACAAGTATAGATGCCGAATTTAATACGATTAAACACAATCGTGGAATAGTTTCCATGGCAAGATCGGCTGATCCTAACAGTGGAGGATCACAGTTTTTCATTGTACATGGCGATTCTAATTTTCTTGATGAGCAGTATACCGTATTTGGTAGAATTGTAACCGAAGAAAGTTTTGAAACCCTTGATAGAATTGCTGGAGTTAAAACAGAACCTGTAGATAGACCTATAGATCCTGAACAAGTCAAAATTACAAAGGCCACGGTCACAAATCGTTCTGAAATATCAAACATTCTTGAATTACAAGAACCTGAACGCACACAATCGACTGAAATTCCTGCTACAGGTAATCAGAAATATGAAAGTGCTGAACATGAAATTGGGTTTAGTGTACCTGAAGGATGGTTGTTGCAAAACCCTGAGAAAGTAGAAGAAAACTCCCCTGACGTAGTTGCAGTTGGACCAAAAATAGGAGTAATGAACCCTGTAATCTCGCTTTCTGTACAAGAAACTAGTCAAAGAACATTGGATGATCTTATTTCTGAGAAAGCCGAAACAATAAGATTGGTAGTAGAATCAGGAAATCTAGAAATAATTTCTCAGGAAAAAATAACTTTGAATGGCAATGAAGCATATGTTACAGAAGCGGAGGGGACTTTTTTTACTAATGAAGAAAAATTTAAAGTAAAATTTAAAGAAGTTATGATTTATGACACTGAAAAATTCTACACTCTTGCATATAGTAACGGATTAGATGATTTTGATTCGCAGCTTCCTGGGTTTGAAGAAACAATTCATTCGTTTGAAATCTTATCGCAAGATGTATCCGTGGATGAATCCACTGAAGAAGGCGGTGGTTGTCTAATTGCAACCGCCACATTTGGAACTGAATTTGCACCACAAGTACAGCAATTAAGAGAAATTCGAGACAATACCATTTTGTCAACTAAATCTGGAATTGTGTTTATGAGCGGATTCAACCAATTTTACTATTCGTTTTCACCGATGATTGCAGATTTAGAACGTGAGAGTCCAATTTTTAAAGAAATTGTAAAAATTTCAATTACTCCAATGTTGTCTACGTTATCAATTTTAAATTTTGTAGAAATTAATTCCGAAGCGGAAATGATATCGTATGGAATTGGCATAGTTTTGATGAACGTTGGAATGTATTTTGTTGCGCCAGCAATGATTGTTTATAAAATTAGAAAATAA
- a CDS encoding geranylgeranylglyceryl/heptaprenylglyceryl phosphate synthase — translation MVGDKVESFLKSELKKKNALLFVLIDSEVSNIDASSKLAKDVEKIGASAILVGGSSATDQIEMSQVVKGIKKGLKIPIILFPGNVTGVVPDADAILFSSLMNSENPYFITQAQALAAPSVLKFGLEPLPTAYLVIGDGTSAWFVGSARGIPFEKPKIAAAYSLAAQFLGMRFVYLEAGSGAKTNVTPEMVKTVRHAFNGFLIVGGGIKDEKTAESLVKAGADALVIGTFLEKGGSLTKLEKIAKTIQRSK, via the coding sequence ATGGTTGGAGATAAGGTTGAATCATTCCTAAAATCAGAATTAAAAAAGAAAAATGCATTGTTATTTGTATTGATAGATTCAGAAGTATCAAATATAGACGCATCAAGCAAGCTTGCAAAAGATGTTGAAAAGATTGGGGCTTCAGCAATCTTGGTTGGAGGCTCATCTGCAACTGATCAAATTGAAATGTCACAAGTGGTAAAAGGTATCAAAAAAGGTCTCAAAATACCAATCATTCTATTTCCGGGTAACGTTACAGGCGTTGTACCTGATGCTGATGCTATACTGTTTAGTTCATTGATGAATTCTGAAAACCCTTATTTTATTACTCAGGCACAAGCTTTGGCAGCACCCAGCGTTCTTAAATTTGGATTAGAACCGCTTCCAACTGCATATTTAGTAATTGGAGATGGAACTTCTGCTTGGTTTGTAGGTTCAGCAAGAGGAATTCCATTTGAAAAACCAAAAATTGCTGCGGCATATTCTTTGGCAGCTCAATTTCTTGGAATGCGATTTGTGTATCTTGAAGCAGGTTCTGGTGCAAAAACCAATGTTACACCTGAAATGGTAAAGACTGTGAGGCACGCATTTAACGGGTTTTTGATTGTCGGTGGTGGAATTAAAGATGAAAAGACTGCCGAAAGTCTTGTTAAAGCAGGAGCAGACGCTTTAGTCATTGGAACCTTCCTTGAAAAGGGAGGCAGTCTCACAAAACTCGAAAAAATAGCAAAAACAATTCAAAGAAGCAAATAG
- a CDS encoding AbrB/MazE/SpoVT family DNA-binding domain-containing protein, which translates to MSIQDNEVLVKITSAGTISIPKQFREFMDIQKGEYVKVILGKDRILVRKVTIS; encoded by the coding sequence ATGTCAATTCAAGATAATGAAGTACTAGTGAAAATTACTTCTGCAGGAACAATTTCAATTCCAAAACAATTTAGAGAATTTATGGACATTCAAAAAGGAGAATATGTCAAAGTCATTCTTGGAAAAGATAGAATATTGGTTCGAAAAGTTACTATTTCTTAA
- a CDS encoding MarR family transcriptional regulator, whose amino-acid sequence MLVEIPEPEVILSVILAFIVGIVGLYAYFKIRPFVKTKSEELDISQTERLEYYEKQLIDMKIRLDALEIQGIEQKIEDPNLELKQFIEKLAKNEVQEKLIEAGTKPEIISEKVNSIPNIPNIIPTNPIDYVLHLITHKAMTSRDIQITLKKSREHTSRLMKKLFEDGFVQRNTESKPYTYSISKKGMEKVEQINVNSITE is encoded by the coding sequence ATGTTAGTAGAAATACCTGAACCTGAAGTGATTTTAAGTGTGATTTTAGCATTCATTGTTGGTATTGTAGGCTTATACGCATACTTCAAGATACGTCCATTTGTAAAAACTAAAAGTGAAGAATTAGATATCTCACAAACTGAACGATTAGAGTATTATGAAAAACAGTTAATTGATATGAAAATACGCCTAGATGCCTTAGAAATTCAAGGAATTGAACAAAAAATAGAGGATCCAAACCTAGAACTTAAACAATTCATTGAAAAATTGGCAAAAAATGAAGTACAAGAAAAACTAATTGAGGCAGGCACAAAACCTGAAATTATATCTGAAAAAGTAAATTCTATTCCCAATATACCAAATATTATACCTACTAATCCAATTGATTATGTGTTGCATTTAATCACACACAAAGCTATGACATCACGTGATATCCAAATCACATTAAAGAAAAGTAGAGAGCATACTTCACGCCTTATGAAAAAATTATTTGAGGATGGATTTGTGCAACGAAATACTGAATCAAAACCATATACTTATTCAATTTCTAAGAAAGGAATGGAAAAAGTAGAACAAATTAATGTAAATTCCATTACAGAATAA
- a CDS encoding AAA family ATPase — translation MSDPIDRLLDAAESGKSIISNRESLHFSYKPEIILHRNSELEQVTQSLLPILKKSRPSNLLVYGKPGTGKTLVVKRVIDKIQARVEKSNFPIILIYSNSKEETTLYGLLVSLGTQLGLNEKELPTTGLAISEVFKRLLNKIKKEKFNAIFVIDEIDYLAELVAKTGKDILYQLTRANERLEEGGSLTLVGISNDLTFKEKLDPRVISSLGEEEVVFTNYNVEQIKKILEERINESFVENSVEEPALNLIAALAGGEHGDARRAIDLLRVAGELAERQQSDKVTIEHVREATQKIEENKEEKSLKSFPLHEKLVLLAIIKANDSSTGEIYSSYKNLCKVIGKDGLTQRRITQMLSEIELSGIISGRLIHQGIHGRTKKFKLTISSEMIKETFKDDLTLQDIV, via the coding sequence ATGTCTGATCCGATAGATAGATTACTTGACGCAGCTGAATCTGGAAAATCAATTATTAGTAATAGAGAAAGTTTACATTTTTCATACAAGCCAGAAATTATTCTACATAGAAATTCTGAATTGGAACAAGTGACACAATCATTGTTGCCAATATTAAAAAAATCGAGACCGTCAAATCTCCTGGTTTATGGAAAACCCGGAACTGGTAAGACTCTTGTCGTAAAAAGAGTGATTGATAAAATCCAAGCAAGGGTAGAAAAATCCAATTTTCCAATTATTTTGATATATTCAAACTCAAAAGAAGAGACTACTCTATACGGATTATTAGTAAGTCTAGGCACACAATTGGGCCTAAATGAGAAAGAATTGCCTACAACCGGACTAGCAATAAGCGAAGTCTTCAAAAGACTGTTAAATAAAATAAAAAAAGAAAAATTCAACGCAATCTTTGTTATTGATGAAATTGATTATCTTGCTGAATTAGTAGCAAAAACAGGCAAGGATATTCTATACCAACTTACTCGAGCAAACGAGCGACTTGAAGAGGGAGGTTCTTTGACTTTGGTTGGAATTTCAAATGACCTGACGTTTAAGGAAAAACTAGATCCTAGGGTAATTAGCAGTCTGGGAGAAGAGGAAGTTGTCTTTACAAACTACAATGTTGAGCAGATCAAAAAAATTTTAGAAGAACGAATCAACGAATCATTCGTAGAAAACTCTGTAGAGGAACCAGCCCTAAATCTTATTGCTGCTCTTGCAGGAGGGGAACACGGTGATGCTCGTAGGGCCATTGACCTGCTTCGTGTCGCAGGCGAACTTGCCGAACGACAACAATCAGATAAAGTTACAATTGAGCATGTCAGAGAAGCCACCCAAAAAATTGAGGAAAATAAAGAAGAAAAGTCTCTTAAATCGTTTCCATTACATGAAAAATTAGTACTTTTAGCCATAATAAAGGCAAATGACTCTTCAACTGGCGAGATATATTCTTCATACAAAAATCTCTGCAAAGTTATTGGAAAAGACGGACTAACTCAAAGAAGAATTACCCAAATGCTCAGTGAAATTGAATTGTCTGGAATAATTTCTGGAAGACTTATTCATCAAGGAATTCATGGAAGAACAAAAAAATTCAAACTGACAATATCATCTGAAATGATTAAAGAGACATTTAAGGATGATCTAACTCTGCAGGACATTGTCTGA
- a CDS encoding DNA-directed DNA polymerase II small subunit, whose translation MKKELSYALNYALNKGFQIHPDAFKILEDVDVRKLEKIIKEIVREKAKQKLFQINQDDLETYLGIKEDSTIQSTVKILSEPTSKITSGEGVKGYNALFSSRFNKLKRIISDRPESKMLKSAASVKTAKIEDDLYVCGLISERNSERNVTKLVLEDPSGSFEGIIFDDELQKVADTLLIDQFVMARISSSKNSGYIIKDLIFPDIPEQAKNKSETEAYAVFLSDLHIGSKYFMEDEFSEFVSWLSSPDPVARKIRFILIGGDMVDGVGIYPNQNKELVCQTIQEQLKKAEELIDKIPKNMKIVIMPGNHDPGRRALPQPAIPEKYNSGLWERENVYMVGNPAIVSLNGVIVTMFHGQSIDDIVKTTPGLSYDKPTNVMRHLLRARHLSPIYGSQTPIAPEMEDLLVIEDIPDIFHVGHVHRAQLDMYKGVLLVNSGSWQKQTPFQASVGMTPNPGIALMVNLKTLQVFHQNYSSNSDNVLQS comes from the coding sequence ATGAAAAAAGAGCTGTCCTATGCGTTAAACTATGCGTTAAACAAAGGATTTCAAATTCATCCGGACGCTTTTAAAATTTTAGAAGATGTAGACGTAAGGAAATTGGAGAAGATCATAAAGGAAATAGTGAGAGAAAAAGCAAAGCAAAAACTATTTCAAATCAATCAGGATGATTTAGAGACATATCTTGGAATCAAGGAAGATTCAACAATACAAAGTACAGTCAAGATATTGTCAGAGCCCACCAGTAAAATAACATCAGGTGAGGGAGTCAAAGGATACAATGCCTTATTTTCAAGCCGCTTTAACAAGCTTAAACGAATAATTTCAGATAGGCCAGAGTCAAAAATGCTCAAATCGGCAGCCTCTGTAAAAACAGCGAAAATTGAAGATGACTTGTACGTATGCGGTCTTATTTCTGAGAGAAATTCTGAGAGGAATGTCACAAAGTTGGTTCTGGAGGACCCGTCAGGCTCGTTTGAGGGAATAATCTTTGATGACGAATTGCAAAAAGTGGCAGATACCCTTCTAATTGATCAATTTGTAATGGCAAGAATAAGTTCATCAAAAAATTCAGGATACATCATCAAAGACCTTATTTTTCCAGACATTCCAGAACAGGCTAAAAATAAATCAGAGACTGAAGCATATGCGGTATTCCTTTCTGACCTACACATAGGAAGCAAGTATTTCATGGAAGATGAATTTTCAGAGTTTGTTTCATGGTTGTCAAGTCCTGATCCAGTTGCAAGAAAAATTCGTTTTATTCTAATCGGTGGGGATATGGTAGATGGGGTCGGAATATACCCAAATCAGAACAAAGAGCTGGTTTGCCAGACCATACAAGAGCAGCTAAAAAAGGCAGAAGAACTGATTGACAAAATTCCAAAAAACATGAAGATTGTCATAATGCCTGGGAATCATGATCCTGGAAGAAGAGCACTCCCGCAGCCAGCTATTCCAGAAAAATACAATTCTGGTTTATGGGAAAGAGAAAATGTGTATATGGTTGGAAACCCAGCAATTGTCTCATTGAACGGTGTTATTGTGACGATGTTTCATGGACAGAGTATAGATGATATTGTAAAAACTACACCGGGTCTAAGTTACGATAAACCGACCAATGTGATGAGACATTTGCTTAGAGCAAGACATCTTAGTCCAATTTACGGTAGTCAGACACCCATAGCGCCTGAAATGGAGGATCTTTTAGTAATTGAAGACATTCCAGACATTTTTCATGTGGGTCACGTTCATAGGGCTCAATTAGACATGTACAAGGGAGTTTTGTTGGTAAATTCCGGTTCTTGGCAAAAACAGACTCCATTTCAGGCCAGTGTAGGAATGACTCCAAATCCGGGTATTGCCCTCATGGTAAATCTAAAGACTTTACAGGTCTTTCATCAGAATTACAGTTCAAATTCAGACAATGTCCTGCAGAGTTAG
- a CDS encoding stage II sporulation protein M — MNKTRIIIFFIFLGLFAATYQIGSMYTVSEEEANAFMAEFEELILDIDAFGIFTHNLTIALPMFIPGFGVVWGLFAAWSTGFAFASIVVTAPQLADIPPLSILFLSPFGLMELVAYSFGISRSFILIRAIFKRIDLMSLVKPTLIEIGVMMGLLLAGGYLEFYMIELAREEGPIDILGL, encoded by the coding sequence GTGAATAAAACTAGAATAATTATATTTTTTATATTTCTGGGACTTTTTGCAGCTACGTATCAAATCGGCTCAATGTATACGGTCAGCGAAGAAGAGGCAAATGCCTTCATGGCAGAATTTGAAGAGCTTATTTTAGATATTGATGCATTTGGAATTTTTACTCATAACTTAACCATTGCACTGCCTATGTTTATTCCTGGTTTTGGAGTCGTTTGGGGACTTTTTGCTGCTTGGTCAACAGGGTTTGCTTTTGCCTCAATAGTCGTAACTGCCCCACAACTAGCCGATATTCCGCCACTTTCAATTCTTTTCTTGTCTCCATTTGGATTAATGGAGCTTGTTGCATACTCATTTGGAATTTCTAGAAGTTTTATTTTGATTAGGGCGATATTCAAAAGAATTGATTTAATGTCACTGGTCAAACCAACACTAATTGAAATTGGAGTTATGATGGGTCTTCTTTTGGCAGGAGGATATCTAGAATTTTACATGATAGAACTAGCTCGAGAAGAAGGACCAATCGATATTCTCGGACTCTAA
- a CDS encoding DNA polymerase II large subunit, whose protein sequence is MSENDAISRISDIAMPEYYLDYYSGLSNETFSVFEHAASAKSSLTDSSGIIEPKIAFDLADRVAKMHEIDIADPLREILKINGKELSALILAKEIALGKYCLPDATLEDKLDLAVRVGLAIITEGVTIAPLQGINEVKIKKNKDGTEYLSVSIAGPMRSAGGTESAVTLLIADHVRKIAGLSKFQANSFDDETGRFVEELRIYEREASSFQFHILDEDIEHVISNLPVELAGVDTDPYEVVNHKSMIRIKTDRVRGGALRVLNDGLIGRSKKLLKRIELYNLDGWEWLNDLKGAVQTGDNQEDAAAKRMREVITGRSVLSMPNKLGGFRLRYGRACNTGFAAVGVHPVIAEILDHTVAVGTQIKIDIPGKGATIAFVDSIDTPTVRLNNGNVVKIRDVKHGLEIKNEIEKILHLGDILISFGDFLENNAQLVPSGYVEEFWIEELKQKIQKYESNNQYLNQFLNKIPTIEEAIKISHDFKIPLHPHYLYFWDKISSKDLAKLLEPKKINETSIEYSIQVKKILENLGTPHKLENNSIVLESQEAKIFFNLLFREKPIIDDLSVPKVLTKSSGIQINNKFSTSIGVRIGRPEKAAPRQMKPATHVLFPVSEKGGPTRDLLKASRTEHFFANLYNRYCIACNQPSIGIKCSICGVKTSVNFRCSNCRDILEEPFCVKCKRKAPAHSHKEFPLKIRLLLAQEKMGIRAKEPFKGVKELINQDKIAEPLEKGLVRQNFGLTTFKDGTVRFDATNSPLTQFKPSWIGTSIQKLKELGYSHDIDGNPLESIDQTIELRMQDVIIPYENGNYLVSTCKYIDVLLEKFYGKSSFYNVKYTEDLIGHLIIGLAPHTSVGIVGRIIGYTETHVCFGTPNWHSAKRRDADGDADSIMLLMDSLLNFSRQFLSDRIGGLMDAPLLIQPHVLPHESQPQAHNLEVTKILPLEFFESTFEQVKASDITSIEIIKSRLETERQFYDYYFTHTTSSLTTSKSRSAYSTLGSMLDKFDMQVRNAELINAVNTSEIVSNVISTHLVPDLMGNLRAYARQSFRCTACGKSFRRMPLIQTCVCGHKLIATITRGSVEKYLKLAKRLVEKYDVGEYQKGRIHALSDEIELVFGKSKGDQLLLTDYA, encoded by the coding sequence ATGTCTGAAAATGATGCTATATCTCGAATCAGTGATATTGCAATGCCTGAATACTATCTGGATTATTATTCTGGCCTTTCAAATGAAACTTTCTCTGTATTTGAGCATGCGGCATCAGCAAAATCTAGCCTAACTGACTCATCAGGTATAATTGAGCCTAAAATTGCGTTTGATTTGGCAGATAGAGTTGCAAAGATGCACGAAATTGACATTGCTGATCCTTTAAGAGAAATTCTAAAAATTAATGGAAAAGAACTTTCAGCATTAATTTTAGCAAAAGAGATTGCTTTAGGTAAGTACTGTCTTCCAGATGCCACTTTAGAAGATAAATTAGATCTTGCAGTACGAGTAGGATTAGCAATCATCACCGAAGGAGTCACCATTGCACCGTTACAAGGAATCAATGAAGTAAAAATTAAGAAAAACAAAGACGGAACAGAATATCTCTCAGTTTCAATTGCTGGACCAATGCGTTCAGCGGGTGGAACAGAGTCTGCAGTAACTCTGTTGATTGCGGATCATGTTAGAAAAATTGCAGGACTCTCAAAGTTTCAAGCAAATTCATTTGATGATGAAACTGGAAGATTTGTTGAGGAACTAAGAATCTATGAGCGGGAAGCCAGTAGTTTTCAATTCCATATTTTAGATGAAGATATCGAACATGTCATTTCTAATCTTCCAGTAGAACTAGCTGGTGTTGATACTGATCCATATGAGGTTGTTAATCATAAATCCATGATTCGAATCAAGACAGATCGAGTGAGAGGGGGAGCCTTACGTGTGCTAAATGACGGATTGATTGGAAGATCCAAAAAACTCCTCAAAAGAATTGAACTATACAACCTAGATGGCTGGGAATGGCTCAATGATCTTAAGGGCGCTGTCCAGACTGGTGACAATCAAGAAGATGCGGCCGCAAAAAGAATGCGTGAAGTGATTACAGGCAGATCAGTGTTGTCTATGCCTAACAAATTAGGTGGATTTAGGTTAAGATATGGAAGAGCATGCAATACGGGTTTTGCAGCAGTAGGAGTTCATCCGGTAATTGCTGAGATTCTTGATCATACAGTAGCGGTAGGAACTCAAATCAAAATAGACATACCTGGAAAAGGGGCAACTATTGCATTTGTTGACTCGATTGATACGCCTACGGTTCGTCTGAATAACGGCAATGTGGTAAAAATTCGAGATGTTAAACATGGACTAGAAATAAAAAATGAAATTGAGAAAATTCTTCACCTAGGTGATATTTTAATCTCATTTGGAGATTTTCTAGAAAACAATGCACAACTAGTACCGTCAGGTTATGTGGAAGAATTTTGGATAGAAGAGCTAAAGCAAAAAATTCAAAAATATGAGTCGAATAATCAATACCTAAACCAATTCTTAAATAAAATTCCTACGATTGAAGAGGCAATAAAAATATCACATGATTTTAAAATTCCACTACATCCGCATTACTTGTATTTCTGGGATAAAATATCATCCAAAGATCTTGCCAAACTTTTAGAACCAAAAAAAATCAATGAAACATCCATTGAATATTCAATCCAAGTCAAAAAAATCTTAGAAAATTTGGGCACTCCACACAAACTTGAAAATAATTCAATTGTATTAGAATCCCAGGAAGCAAAAATCTTCTTTAATCTTTTGTTTAGGGAAAAACCAATTATTGACGACTTATCTGTTCCAAAAGTCTTAACGAAATCATCTGGAATTCAAATTAATAACAAGTTCTCAACTAGTATTGGAGTAAGAATAGGAAGACCAGAAAAAGCAGCACCTAGACAAATGAAGCCTGCTACACACGTACTATTTCCTGTTAGTGAAAAAGGAGGACCTACCAGAGATCTCCTGAAAGCCTCTAGAACTGAGCATTTTTTTGCCAATCTTTACAATAGATATTGTATTGCGTGTAATCAGCCTTCAATTGGAATAAAATGTTCCATTTGCGGTGTCAAGACATCTGTCAATTTTCGATGTTCTAATTGTAGGGACATTCTTGAGGAGCCATTTTGCGTAAAATGCAAGCGAAAAGCGCCTGCACACTCTCACAAAGAATTTCCATTAAAAATAAGATTGCTTTTGGCCCAAGAAAAGATGGGAATTCGTGCAAAAGAACCATTCAAAGGAGTAAAGGAATTAATCAACCAAGACAAAATTGCAGAACCTCTTGAAAAAGGACTAGTAAGACAAAATTTTGGATTAACTACTTTTAAAGACGGAACGGTCAGATTTGACGCGACAAATTCCCCATTAACTCAGTTCAAACCCTCTTGGATTGGAACATCTATTCAAAAGCTAAAGGAACTTGGGTATTCTCACGATATTGATGGAAATCCACTTGAATCTATTGATCAAACCATAGAACTTCGAATGCAGGATGTGATCATACCCTATGAAAATGGAAACTATCTGGTCTCAACTTGTAAATACATTGACGTCTTGTTAGAAAAGTTCTATGGAAAATCCTCATTTTACAACGTAAAATATACGGAAGATCTTATCGGGCATTTGATAATTGGATTAGCCCCTCACACGTCTGTAGGGATAGTTGGAAGAATCATAGGATACACTGAAACTCACGTTTGTTTTGGAACTCCTAATTGGCATTCTGCTAAAAGAAGAGATGCTGACGGAGATGCTGATTCTATAATGCTACTTATGGATAGCCTTCTTAATTTCTCAAGACAATTCCTGTCTGATCGAATTGGTGGATTAATGGATGCGCCATTGCTTATTCAGCCACACGTATTGCCGCACGAATCTCAACCACAAGCACACAATCTTGAAGTGACAAAAATACTTCCTTTGGAATTCTTTGAGTCTACATTTGAACAGGTTAAAGCCTCCGACATCACCTCAATAGAAATCATCAAATCTCGACTTGAAACTGAAAGACAATTTTATGATTATTATTTTACACATACAACCTCGTCATTAACAACTTCAAAATCAAGAAGTGCATATTCCACACTTGGTTCCATGCTTGACAAATTTGACATGCAAGTCAGAAATGCTGAATTAATTAATGCCGTAAATACCTCAGAGATAGTTTCAAATGTAATTTCAACCCATTTGGTACCTGATTTGATGGGAAATCTAAGAGCATATGCAAGGCAAAGTTTTAGGTGTACGGCATGTGGAAAATCATTTCGTCGTATGCCTTTAATCCAAACATGCGTATGTGGTCATAAACTGATTGCTACGATTACTAGAGGTTCAGTAGAAAAATATCTGAAACTTGCAAAAAGATTAGTTGAGAAATACGACGTTGGCGAATACCAAAAAGGTAGAATCCATGC